One Leptodactylus fuscus isolate aLepFus1 chromosome 11, aLepFus1.hap2, whole genome shotgun sequence genomic window, tacggctctccagatgtgacaaaactacaactcccagcatgcatactgtctctgctgttcttggaactcccatggaagtgaatggagcatgctgggagttgtagtttcacagcagctggagagccgaaggttccctacccctgcggtAGATGATAAAATGGAGCGGATATTGCctgatccagtaggtggcgctgcacaCTCTGACAGGCACAACATAGGACTTTGTATATCCATCCAGATATAGTCCTATAAATCTACATTTACATCTGTGCCGGACTCCGTCACAAGCTCCACCCGAAAATCAGAGTAAAATGACGGACACCCGATGTGCGTTCTGTGTTACTGCTCTATTAGCTGTCTGCTGgtcgttgttctgatcctccaatGGAGAGACGGCGCTTGTGGGAACCTTGCATCAGTCTAAGGTGGTGATATAGACATACATTACATGTCATACTATAGGCTAAATTTATAGAATTTACAGACAGATGTATAGTCACTGACCTGTACCGATGGTACCTACTGTGTGCCGGACATTTACTCTCTGTAGTCACCCATGGTCTCATAGAGTGCAGAGCAGCCCTAGTGGAATATTGTCCCCAAAATAGGATGCAATAAGGTGTCACCATCTACTGCACCTATATGGTAATACTATTTACTATAGACACAGATATAACTACCGCACTAGATTACTGTATgcttataactgctataatatctATTCCTATAATACCTATATGTATAATTCTGCCTCttatagacatatatatcatTAGAATGCTGCCTTGTAtagagaatataactgctataatactgccccatatatacatgtatgtaactACTTTCATACCCCCCCCTATGAGCACATATAGCGGTGCTATAATACTGCAGTAAATGACTATATTGCTGTACGGATACAATGTCTCAGTATTCTGTATAACACGTCTGTTCTCCGCAGTGACGCCGTCCATGGAGGTCTTTTCTCCTGAGCAGTTTAATGATGAGAATCTCCCGGTGCTCATCTGCTTTGTGTGGGGATTTTACCCTCCAGACATTGCTGTTGCTTGGATTAAAAACGACATGGTTGTGGTTAAGAATGAAACCCAGGCCGTGCGAGCCGGAGACTGGACCTACCAGGTGGTGCTGAAGCTGGATTTGAGGGACTCTCTCCCTGAAGACAATTATACCTGTATAGTGGAACATGCGAGTCTAAACCAATCCATGATAACAACCTGGAGTAAGTGTGACCCGGGATTGTCAGCAGCACCCCAGGGCCTCACTGCGGGCTCGGGGTACGGGGCTGTAACATGCAGCCTCACTTGTaatacttgtcatttatttatttttaatgtgcaCAGAGAGATAACAATTTGTGGACTTCTGTGTTTTTATTGGAGGGATATTCTGGTAATAACAAGTTATTACTTATGTCCTGGACAATTTCTAGCTTCTTATGGTGGTGGAGTAACCACTGGACCCCACTAATCTCCAGAATGGTGGCCGTgtgcccagtgctgcaagaccaTAGCCAGACGGATTTGAGCGGAGTGGCCGTTGTCCACGTGCCCTGCTCTGTGGCCGGGGGTGATACACCTTGTCTGTGTCCTAAAGACTGAACGGTATTGCAATGTCCATGCAGAATCGGcgctttatttatttgttttttagttatcatttatccatttgatacGTTGTTACCAGAATATTCCTTTAAAATTCTATCACTCCGTTCTTTCTGTTTCTCTTACTTTGTTCTCTATTTTCCGTAAATACTTTATGTTAATATTAAGGTGATTTTTATTAATATCTTTCTCTCTTTCTATATCGCTTTTTGCGCTTGTTCCACTGTATCCCAGTCTCACCTGTCGCCTTTTATTCACACAGAACATGGTTTGACCTCCAATCAGATCATGAAGATCAGTGTCGCCGCTGTGATTTTTGGTCTAGGACTGATCAACTTGTTAGCCGGATTTATATGCTGGAAGAACGCCAAGAAAAGTGGTAAGCTCATAAGAACATGGACAAATGGAACTTTTCCTTCTGTCTCACGGGGAGAGACCAATAGAGGGAGGTAATTTTTTTAAGTTTAGTCCCGATcctcccagtagctgctgcaggaAGACAGAAAGTCAGACATCAAAGACAGCGAACAGGGAGCGGTGCGGGATCCATCACTAGACAGACACCAGCAGGCGTGATATATGACAAGTTATTGCACCAGCAAGTATAGCGCTGTATCCAGGATTTATGATACAGACTGACACTAAGTTTAAGGCTAAGCCCCCACGTAGTGCGAAAAGACCACGGTTATAATTCATTGCATCGAGTCAgttttacctgcggaaatgctcCTTGTAAATTtaataagggaaaaaaaactgcagataaaaatgcaatgaaaaaatgTGATGGGTTTCAGCTTTTTTTCCcgcaaggtggggccttagcctaaatctgtcTGTTCAGAGGACCGGGTCCTTAAATAAAAAGCCATTTACTAGTCCTTTAATAGTGTAGGCCATTCTGTATTACTATGGGCTCTGTGAGCCCAATAGAAATCTCCATGGTAGGGAGGAAAGAGAGGTATTTCTATTTTAGAGGGATGACCCTAGGGGAAGAAGAATCTCAGAGTGACCGTATAATATCAGAGTCTACACAATTAGCAGATTATTAATGAGCCTTCAATGTTAGGAAGTATTAGAAGGACTATGGACAGGACCATAGACAGTGAGTGGAGGAATCTGCTGCTTATACAGATCAGTGCGAGAATACAATAGATAGATTAGAAGGACTATGGCGCCACCTGCTGGACACTGGAGGGAACTGCAGCTGTGCATGGGTGTAGATACAATTTATTATA contains:
- the LOC142185099 gene encoding HLA class II histocompatibility antigen, DM beta chain; amino-acid sequence: MRGYIAGLLLVYSAISLPATGYVMQEISNCGFGDDKQGNVTFQYAITLNHLIALVYDPASNQFINYAPFENMSKVVSNYIEEFTTKLDMLSYVKSEEKRCKDEIQTFWDSTVERSVTPSMEVFSPEQFNDENLPVLICFVWGFYPPDIAVAWIKNDMVVVKNETQAVRAGDWTYQVVLKLDLRDSLPEDNYTCIVEHASLNQSMITTWKHGLTSNQIMKISVAAVIFGLGLINLLAGFICWKNAKKSGYTPIPGYNDFQ